A genome region from Crossiella equi includes the following:
- a CDS encoding carbohydrate ABC transporter permease, whose protein sequence is MSADLPAALRPRLLGRLAVNTVVGLAVLYTLLPVLWLLLAATKDRDALFASDLFSLDGFAFWQNLVELFAEDNGLFARWYGNSLLYAVLGAAISALIGIACGYAFDKYSFRHKEKLFGLVLGAVMVPQTVLALPLYLLASSVGLVNTFWAVFIPVLFNPFGVYLGRIFSQGYVPNEVLEAARMDGAGELATFFRVGLRLLGPGAVTIFLFQLTAIWNNFFLPMVMLSDQSLYPVSLGLYTWNSAATVSPEYYPVVIMGSLLAVLPLIVAFALLQRFWRSGMTAGAVK, encoded by the coding sequence ATGAGCGCGGACCTGCCCGCCGCCCTGCGGCCGAGGCTGCTGGGGCGGCTCGCGGTGAACACCGTGGTCGGCCTGGCGGTGCTGTACACGCTGCTGCCGGTGCTGTGGCTGCTGCTGGCGGCCACCAAGGACCGGGACGCGCTGTTCGCCAGTGACCTGTTCTCCCTCGACGGCTTCGCCTTCTGGCAGAACCTGGTGGAGCTGTTCGCCGAGGACAACGGGCTGTTCGCCCGCTGGTACGGCAACAGCCTGCTGTACGCGGTGCTGGGCGCGGCGATCTCGGCCCTGATCGGCATCGCCTGTGGCTACGCCTTCGACAAGTACTCCTTCCGGCACAAGGAGAAGCTGTTCGGCCTGGTGCTGGGCGCGGTGATGGTGCCGCAGACGGTGCTGGCGCTGCCGCTGTACCTGCTGGCTTCCTCGGTGGGCCTGGTGAACACGTTCTGGGCGGTGTTCATCCCGGTGCTGTTCAACCCGTTCGGGGTGTACCTGGGGCGGATCTTCAGCCAGGGCTACGTGCCGAACGAGGTGCTGGAGGCGGCGCGGATGGACGGTGCGGGCGAGCTGGCCACGTTCTTCCGGGTGGGGCTGCGCCTGCTGGGGCCGGGCGCGGTGACGATCTTCTTGTTCCAGCTGACGGCGATCTGGAACAACTTCTTCCTCCCGATGGTGATGCTCTCCGACCAGAGCCTCTACCCGGTGAGCCTGGGGTTGTACACGTGGAACAGCGCGGCCACGGTGTCACCGGAGTACTACCCGGTGGTGATCATGGGCTCGCTGCTGGCGGTGCTGCCCCTGATCGTGGCGTTCGCGTTGCTGCAACGGTTCTGGCGGTCCGGGATGACGGCGGGAGCGGTGAAGTGA
- a CDS encoding hydroxyacid dehydrogenase, protein MRRVRGALVMSAEVARAVLDAGAVAAFEQHVALAPGVLTRLDVPEARPVLAEAEVLVTGWGCPPLDEQVLAAAPKLRAVVHTAGSVRGHVTEACWARGIEVSSAAAANALPVAEYTVAMILLSGKRVLERARAYRAAPGPHDWLAQPSSVGNFGRVVGLLSASLIGRRVVELLRPYDFRVLLHDPYVSDEEVRELGAEPVGLPALFARSDVLSVHTPLLPSTVGLVSAELLALLRPDAVLINTARGAVVDQDALLAATSAGRIRAVLDVTEPDVLPAGHPLWDSENVLITPHLAGSQGNEWERLTASAAAELARWVRGHGFAHPVVRERLDRLA, encoded by the coding sequence GTGAGACGGGTTCGGGGTGCGCTGGTGATGTCGGCCGAGGTGGCGCGGGCGGTGCTGGACGCGGGCGCGGTGGCCGCGTTCGAGCAGCACGTGGCGCTGGCGCCGGGGGTGCTGACCAGGTTGGACGTGCCGGAGGCGCGGCCGGTGCTGGCCGAGGCGGAGGTGCTGGTGACCGGCTGGGGCTGCCCGCCGCTGGACGAGCAGGTGCTGGCGGCGGCCCCGAAGCTGCGCGCGGTGGTGCACACCGCGGGTTCGGTGCGCGGGCACGTCACCGAGGCGTGCTGGGCGCGGGGGATCGAGGTGTCCTCGGCGGCCGCGGCGAACGCGCTGCCGGTGGCGGAGTACACGGTGGCGATGATCCTGTTGTCCGGCAAGCGGGTGCTGGAGCGGGCGCGGGCGTACCGGGCGGCGCCGGGGCCGCACGACTGGCTTGCGCAGCCGTCCTCGGTGGGCAACTTCGGCCGGGTGGTGGGGCTGCTGTCGGCCTCGCTGATCGGGCGTCGGGTGGTGGAGCTGCTGCGCCCCTACGACTTCCGGGTGCTGCTGCACGACCCGTACGTCAGCGACGAGGAGGTCCGGGAGCTGGGCGCGGAGCCGGTCGGCCTGCCGGCGCTGTTCGCGCGCAGCGACGTGCTCAGCGTGCACACCCCGCTGCTGCCGAGCACGGTTGGCCTGGTCAGCGCGGAGCTGCTCGCCCTGCTGCGCCCGGACGCGGTGCTGATCAACACCGCCCGGGGTGCGGTGGTGGATCAGGACGCGCTGCTGGCGGCCACGAGCGCGGGGCGGATCCGGGCGGTGCTGGACGTGACCGAACCGGATGTGCTGCCCGCCGGACACCCGTTGTGGGACAGTGAGAATGTGCTGATCACCCCACACCTGGCGGGTTCGCAGGGCAACGAGTGGGAGCGGCTGACCGCGTCCGCGGCGGCCGAGCTGGCGAGGTGGGTGCGCGGGCACGGTTTCGCCCACCCCGTGGTGCGCGAGAGGCTGGACCGGCTGGCATGA
- a CDS encoding substrate-binding domain-containing protein, with protein sequence MRANEVRRQRILAAVRSKGSVRVSDLARELEVSVITVRRDVEELARGGELRRGHGVARALDGPASLMTDNPGPASAAGAVALVVPERHAYLHETMEGARAVLEAAGRRVVLHIAPQAPGTEQRIVDRVLAEDVCGLLIAPRWRTTEAEEADNAWLAAAGVPVVVMERRPRPGSVLHSVDSVCSDHWYGVHLALRHLVGLGHRRVVLAARDDSPTARALRGAFAEIAEATPSIEATSVLLSAVDAGPDASAPGPDLVGALTGIGATAAVLHGDVDALLLVQQLADDGIRVPEDVSVIAYDDVVAALGSTPLTAVAPPKGPVGRLAAELLLRRLGGDTGPVQRLELLPSLQVRGSTLAV encoded by the coding sequence ATGCGAGCGAATGAGGTCAGGCGGCAGCGGATCCTGGCCGCGGTGCGGTCGAAGGGGTCCGTGCGGGTCAGTGACCTCGCCCGGGAGCTGGAGGTCTCGGTCATCACCGTGCGGCGGGATGTCGAGGAGCTTGCCCGGGGTGGGGAGCTCCGGCGTGGCCACGGGGTGGCCCGGGCCCTCGACGGGCCCGCCAGCCTGATGACCGACAACCCCGGGCCCGCCTCCGCCGCCGGGGCCGTCGCGCTGGTCGTGCCTGAACGGCATGCCTACCTGCACGAGACCATGGAGGGGGCCCGGGCCGTGCTCGAGGCAGCCGGGCGGCGGGTGGTCCTGCACATCGCGCCCCAGGCGCCCGGGACCGAGCAGCGGATCGTGGACCGCGTGCTCGCCGAGGACGTGTGCGGGCTGTTGATCGCGCCCCGTTGGCGCACCACCGAGGCGGAGGAAGCCGACAACGCCTGGCTCGCCGCGGCCGGGGTGCCTGTCGTGGTCATGGAGCGGCGGCCCCGGCCCGGGAGCGTGCTGCACTCGGTCGACTCCGTGTGCTCCGACCACTGGTACGGCGTGCACCTCGCGTTGCGGCACCTCGTCGGGCTCGGGCACCGGCGGGTGGTCCTGGCCGCCCGGGACGACAGCCCCACCGCCCGTGCGCTGCGTGGGGCCTTCGCTGAGATCGCCGAGGCCACGCCGTCGATCGAGGCCACGTCCGTGTTGCTCAGTGCCGTGGACGCCGGGCCCGACGCCTCCGCGCCCGGGCCCGACCTCGTTGGCGCGCTGACCGGGATCGGGGCCACCGCGGCGGTCCTGCACGGGGACGTGGACGCCCTGCTGCTCGTCCAGCAGCTCGCCGACGACGGCATCCGCGTGCCCGAGGACGTGTCCGTGATCGCCTACGACGACGTGGTCGCCGCCCTCGGCAGCACCCCGCTCACCGCCGTCGCGCCGCCCAAGGGGCCCGTCGGACGGCTGGCCGCCGAGCTGTTGCTGCGGCGGCTGGGTGGGGATACCGGGCCCGTGCAAAGGCTTGAGCTCCTGCCGTCGTTGCAGGTCAGGGGGTCAACGCTCGCCGTGTGA
- a CDS encoding ABC transporter substrate-binding protein produces the protein MSHPEATREAVLPSPVSRRTFLGAALSLPVLGGAACSPTPGRRGGSGPTRITFWSSLRGSRQVVEAFNKGQNRIFVDFQQVPTGGQGGYAKLSNAARAGNAPDIVTIEYPQVPGFAIDGVLRDLTDLVSDDLRAKLLPQALRLTTFDGRLFSVPLDVEPMVLHYREDLFTRHGLRVPETWAEFTELARAVRGLPGGHRLALFPTDGGMQFAAFAWQAGAQWFRTDGGAWNVSIADAPSRRVAEYWQGLLDEGLLHANAADSKHADAQIAQGNVLTRLSGAWEAGAQRNARPGQKGLWRIAPIPQWDNASEVVGTHGGSTFAVTVDSAFPEAAVEFIEWQVSHPDALRARLSSGTSSQYPAAPALVPVGREAFDRAYYGGQDIYQLFDEEAHKIRDGWIWGPRMTATQKVMQDGFARAAGGVGTLLEAIQDAQRGTMPDLRALGLATTEHTT, from the coding sequence GTGTCCCATCCCGAGGCCACCCGGGAGGCAGTGTTGCCCTCGCCAGTAAGCCGCCGGACCTTCCTGGGCGCCGCCCTGAGCCTGCCTGTGCTCGGCGGTGCCGCCTGCTCCCCGACCCCGGGCCGCCGGGGCGGGAGCGGGCCGACCCGGATCACGTTCTGGTCCTCGCTGCGCGGCAGCAGGCAGGTGGTGGAGGCCTTCAACAAGGGCCAGAACCGCATCTTCGTGGACTTCCAGCAGGTGCCGACGGGCGGCCAGGGCGGGTACGCCAAGCTCAGCAACGCCGCCCGCGCGGGCAACGCCCCCGACATCGTCACCATCGAGTACCCCCAGGTACCCGGCTTCGCCATCGACGGCGTGCTGCGCGACCTGACCGACCTGGTCAGCGACGACCTGCGGGCCAAGCTGCTGCCCCAGGCGCTGCGCCTGACCACCTTCGACGGCAGGCTGTTCAGCGTCCCGCTGGACGTCGAGCCGATGGTGCTGCACTACCGCGAGGACCTCTTCACCCGTCACGGCCTGCGCGTACCGGAGACCTGGGCGGAGTTCACCGAGCTCGCCCGCGCGGTCCGCGGGCTGCCCGGCGGGCACCGCCTGGCGCTGTTCCCGACCGACGGCGGCATGCAGTTCGCCGCCTTCGCCTGGCAGGCGGGCGCGCAGTGGTTCCGCACCGACGGCGGCGCCTGGAACGTCTCCATCGCCGACGCCCCGAGCAGGCGGGTCGCCGAGTACTGGCAGGGCCTGCTCGACGAGGGCCTGCTGCACGCCAACGCCGCGGACAGCAAGCACGCCGACGCCCAGATCGCGCAGGGCAACGTGCTCACCCGGCTGAGCGGGGCGTGGGAGGCGGGTGCGCAGCGCAACGCGCGCCCGGGGCAGAAGGGCCTGTGGCGGATCGCGCCGATCCCGCAGTGGGACAACGCCTCGGAGGTTGTCGGCACGCACGGGGGATCCACTTTCGCGGTTACCGTGGATAGCGCTTTCCCGGAGGCGGCGGTGGAGTTCATCGAGTGGCAGGTCTCGCACCCGGACGCCCTGCGCGCCCGCCTGTCCAGCGGTACCAGCAGCCAGTACCCGGCCGCGCCCGCCCTGGTGCCGGTGGGCCGGGAGGCCTTCGACCGCGCCTACTACGGCGGCCAGGACATCTACCAGCTCTTCGACGAGGAGGCCCACAAGATCCGCGACGGCTGGATCTGGGGCCCGAGGATGACCGCCACGCAGAAGGTCATGCAGGACGGCTTCGCCCGGGCCGCGGGCGGGGTCGGCACGCTGCTGGAGGCGATCCAGGACGCGCAGCGCGGCACGATGCCGGACCTGCGCGCGCTGGGGCTGGCGACCACCGAGCACACCACCTGA
- a CDS encoding carbohydrate ABC transporter permease translates to MARPGERVAATALMTPFFVLFTAIFLIPVGTALWLSFFGADQPGLGFGPESTVFVGLRSYLAVLSDPTFLSGLGTVALYCLIYIPLLVVGALGLALLLDSGAAKLRASAQLALYLPHAVPGIIAAIIWLYLYTPGLSPVIAALAAGDIEVDFLGVRTVLPSIVNIALWSNLGYNMVIFYAALQAVPREVVEAAVIDGAGPWRTALRVKAPMVRASVVMVSMFTMIWALQLFTEPMLLSQSTPVISARFSPSMYIYDAAFTRNNYGLASAASVILVLCTIALSYGITRWTNRGGRTA, encoded by the coding sequence ATGGCTCGACCTGGTGAACGCGTGGCCGCCACCGCGCTGATGACCCCGTTTTTCGTCCTGTTCACCGCGATCTTCCTGATCCCGGTGGGCACCGCACTCTGGCTGAGCTTCTTCGGCGCGGACCAGCCGGGCCTGGGCTTCGGCCCGGAGAGCACCGTGTTCGTCGGCCTGCGCAGCTACCTGGCGGTGTTGTCCGACCCGACCTTCCTGAGCGGACTGGGCACGGTCGCGCTGTACTGCCTGATCTACATCCCACTGCTGGTGGTGGGCGCGCTCGGCCTGGCCTTGCTGCTGGACTCCGGCGCGGCGAAGCTGCGGGCGAGCGCGCAGCTGGCGCTGTACCTGCCGCACGCGGTGCCGGGCATCATCGCGGCGATCATCTGGCTCTACCTCTACACGCCGGGCCTGAGCCCGGTGATCGCCGCGCTGGCCGCGGGGGACATCGAGGTGGACTTCCTGGGCGTGCGCACGGTGCTGCCCTCGATCGTGAACATCGCGCTGTGGAGCAACCTGGGCTACAACATGGTCATCTTCTACGCGGCGCTGCAGGCGGTGCCGCGCGAGGTGGTGGAGGCGGCCGTGATCGACGGCGCGGGCCCGTGGCGCACGGCCCTGCGGGTGAAGGCGCCGATGGTGCGCGCCTCGGTGGTGATGGTCTCGATGTTCACCATGATCTGGGCGTTGCAGCTGTTCACCGAGCCGATGCTGCTCAGCCAGTCCACGCCGGTGATCAGCGCCCGGTTCTCCCCGAGCATGTACATCTACGACGCGGCCTTCACCCGCAACAACTACGGCCTGGCCTCGGCGGCCTCGGTGATCCTCGTGCTGTGCACGATCGCCCTGTCCTACGGCATCACCAGGTGGACCAACCGGGGCGGGAGGACGGCATGA